DNA from Ananas comosus cultivar F153 unplaced genomic scaffold, ASM154086v1, whole genome shotgun sequence:
AAGCCTGAATGAAAAGCCTGAAATAGTACGCCCTCGCTTATGTTGTTCGTAAGTTACTGTGATGTCTGTATGCTCATTGATCTGTTTAATTGACGGTTCTAGCACACGCTTTTTAAAGTTGTGCATGTCTTTGTATTCGTTATCTTCAACGCCAAGTTTATGCCTAAACTCCGACAACTCAATTTGTGGCGTTTTACCGACTTCACGCCACGCTATAAGCAACTCGTAAAGGCGGATAGCGTACTTACTGGTGAGCTGTGTAACCTGTTTTAGTTGATAGCTTGTAAAGTGTTCCTCTAATCGCAAAATCAAAGGTACAACATCGGGGGCAAAAGTGATTTCTAGTATTGCTTCGTTTGTAGCGTATGCAATCCGACTAACCCAACGTGATTTAACAATAAAATCTGTACCTCCCCTAACCTCTCTAAATGAAAATTGACGATTGAATAAATTATCAACCGCATTTTTTAAGGCTTCATAAGCTGTTTTTTTATCAACATTAAAGTGCTTCATGTAGTCACTTGCATGTATTTGTAGCTTACTGTCTGCTGTTATTCCGTTTCCTGTTTCTCTTGCATTGATGATTGCTAAAAGCATTAAACGCTGTTCAGTTACTTCTAGGTTGTAACTAGCATTAATCAAAGCATTGTCTTTCACTACTAACCCATTTTTCATATTTTCGCTCATTTATAAGCATATaagtacataataaataaatgcagTTTAAAATACAAGTTTTATTATGTACGTTAAAGAGGGGAATTTGTATGTTAATGGAGGGGAATTTGTATGTTAATGGAGGGGAATTTGTACGTTAATGGAGGGGAATTTGTACGTTTATAAACTCTGTAATGCAGTCATATCAATGTTTTCAGCCTGTCTAAAAGCATTTAAAagctttaaaaataattaaaagcccaaaatcttttaaaaacacATGAAAACTGCCCTAGGTTTTCGCTCCGCTCAAACTCTATTGAATCTCGCAAGCTCGATTCGAGGGGCAGTTTTTTGGTTAATCCTGTTTGTGAAATCAAAGAGCAAAAGCCAACGAAAGCCAATAGCAGTAAGGGTTTTAGACTGTTAATAGGGAGGGATGCTTCAAAATCAGCACACGAAACAGGTATTTTCTAGGGGCGGATACCGAAAAAACCGTAATCGGAGGGG
Protein-coding regions in this window:
- the LOC109705487 gene encoding uncharacterized protein LOC109705487, which translates into the protein MKNGLVVKDNALINASYNLEVTEQRLMLLAIINARETGNGITADSKLQIHASDYMKHFNVDKKTAYEALKNAVDNLFNRQFSFREVRGGTDFIVKSRWVSRIAYATNEAILEITFAPDVVPLILRLEEHFTSYQLKQVTQLTSKYAIRLYELLIAWREVGKTPQIELSEFRHKLGVEDNEYKDMHNFKKRVLEPSIKQINEHTDITVTYEQHKRGRTISGFSF